A stretch of Alligator mississippiensis isolate rAllMis1 chromosome 14, rAllMis1, whole genome shotgun sequence DNA encodes these proteins:
- the LOC132244749 gene encoding uncharacterized protein LOC132244749: MERLRQIFRKRMARMAPGQEKDRKKPEEEEQVGHHQAEAASRKGRWWHCLVGWTRRAPPAATEEQGEEPVRPRWRWPRIQLGRQGPAPTETLAQPPRSSSPKLSSQDPSAEAQPKATPRVAWEEKPGSPGQELHRPCFKLGSSSSREDSDSPQEAVGLQQHAATARDTVLPFYKAEEEQREDFTYLEEAALSVILRHLQSTDQTVNEGLTFLRAIPTLCLATMERGEDSLEPPCCKAALVERIVVLIDKLSHCEEEPSTILPYSMAVVCILSKLKPALEPALESRLLYTALHKTFLMATGHNSQHIQGMQRISVEYLEATLRCLLATAPSLARLQFIGEHLTLWLQLEDERDRATAMKITTSLLCFAVSLLPQFEDSPKVPLVGDLVALLGLCISDPVEEISRQAKEGLSHLYKILMHQKGQDIQEAQELWPISQHQHHLHRILLYIDLATTGEAFRKILSEDQRRAFAQRALLGIHHITLHVSQAGVVLLYAILGQAGHLTGAEEKEIPVRVLRKLLILKCFHQLPKELQRHSHLESASRIPSSPQQPHPS, translated from the exons ATGGAGAGGCTGAGGCAGATCTTCAGAAAGAGGATGGCAAGAATGGCCCCGGGACAGGAGAAGGACAGGAAGAAacctgaggaggaggagcaggtcggccaccaccaggcagaggctgcatcaaggaagggcaggtggtggcactgtCTCGTGGGCTGGACAAGAagggcacctccagcagccacagaagagcagggagaggagccagtCAGGCCCCGATGGAGGTGGCCCAGGatacagctgggcaggcagggcccagcaccaACAGAgaccctggcacagcccccgcgcagctccagccccaaactCAGCAGCCAGGACCCCAGCGCTGAAGCCCAGCCGAAGGCCACTCCACGTGTGGCCTGGGAGGAGAAGCCaggctccccagggcaggagctgcacaggccctgcttcaagctgggctccagctcctccagggaggACAGCGACAgcccccaggaggctgtgggcctCCAGCAACATGCTGCCACCGCCAGAG ataCAGTCCTGCCCTTCTACAAGGCAGAGGAAGAGCAGAGGGAGGACTTCACCTACCTGGAGGAAGCCGCCCTCTCAGTCATCCTACGGCACCTCCAGAGCACGGACCAG ACTGTGAATGAGGGGCTCACTTTCCTCCGTGCCATCCCCACGCTGTGCCTGGCTACCATGGAGAGGGGCGAGGACAGCCTGGAGCCGCCCTGCTGCAAAGCGGCACTTGTGGAGAGGATTGTG GTGCTGATTGACAAGCTGTCCCACTGtgaagaagagcccagcaccatcctTCCTTACAGCATGGCTGTTGTTTGCATCCTCAG CAAactgaagccagccctggagccagccctggAATCGCGCCTCCTCTACACCGCCCTCCACAAGACCTTCCTGATGGCCACAGGGCACAACAGCCAGCACATCCAG GGCATGCAGCGGATCAGCGTGGAGTACCTGGAGGCCACGCTGAGGTGTCTGCTGGcaactgcccccagcctggccaggctgcagttcatCGGAGAG CACTTGACCTTGTGGCTCCAGCTGGAAGATGagagggacagagccacggcCATGAAGATCACCACCAGCCTGCTCTGCTTTGCagtctccctcctcccacagttTGAG GACTCGCCCAAGGTGCCCCtggtgggtgacctggtggccctgctgggTCTGTGCATCAGCGACCCAGTGGAGGAGATCAGCCGCCAGGCCAAGGAGGGCCTCTCCCACCTCTACAAGATCTTGATGCATCAGAAGG GGCAAGACATCCAAGAGGCACAGGAGCTGTGGCCCatcagccagcaccagcaccacctacACCGAATCCTCCTCTACATCGATCTGGCCACAACGGGAGAG GCCTTCAGGAAGATCCTCTCCGAAGACCAGAGGAGAGCGTTTGCACAGAGGGCACTGCTGGGGATCCACCACATCACACTGCACGTGAGCCAGGCCGGGGTGGTTCTGCTCTACGCCATCCTGGGACAAGCTGGCCACCTGACgggggcagag GAGAAGGAAATTCCCGTCAGGGTACTGAGGAAGCTCCTGATCCTGAAATGCTTCCATCAGCTgcccaaagagctgcagaggcacagtCATCTGGAGAGTGCCTCAAGGATCCCCTCCTCTCCGCAGCAGCCCCATCCATCCTGA